The following proteins are co-located in the Haloarcula rubripromontorii genome:
- a CDS encoding IMP cyclohydrolase has translation MYVGRFVVVSPEVGAYRVSSRSFPNRQAVQRDGTVTIEPTPDAPETDNPYISYNGVRITERGAVVGNGSHVDPIAEKLELGYPARDALAEPLLSLDFEKDDYDTPRVAGIVGVDAADPTTNADGPGAVIGTVRRDALLVEEVTEPTLVATYEENSPTAFDLTATDADAVAREVYDHEYEHAVCSAGVAGSAGEFDVAVYNGE, from the coding sequence ATGTACGTTGGACGATTCGTCGTCGTCAGTCCCGAGGTCGGCGCGTACCGCGTCTCCTCGCGCTCGTTCCCCAACCGCCAGGCAGTCCAGCGAGACGGAACGGTGACCATCGAGCCGACGCCGGATGCACCGGAAACGGACAACCCCTACATCTCCTACAACGGCGTCCGCATCACCGAGCGCGGCGCAGTCGTCGGTAACGGTTCTCACGTCGACCCAATCGCCGAGAAGCTGGAACTGGGCTATCCGGCGCGGGACGCCCTTGCTGAGCCGCTCCTGTCGCTCGACTTCGAGAAGGACGACTACGACACGCCGCGGGTCGCTGGCATTGTCGGCGTCGACGCGGCGGACCCAACAACGAACGCCGACGGTCCGGGTGCGGTCATCGGGACCGTCCGCCGTGACGCGTTACTCGTCGAGGAGGTCACCGAACCGACGCTGGTGGCGACCTACGAGGAGAACAGTCCCACAGCGTTCGACCTGACCGCGACCGACGCGGACGCGGTGGCTCGCGAAGTGTACGACCACGAGTACGAACACGCGGTCTGTTCGGCCGGTGTCGCGGGGTCGGCGGGTGAGTTCGACGTGGCAGTGTACAACGGAGAGTGA
- a CDS encoding inorganic phosphate transporter — protein MTTAVFWALVALATITGLVTAWTLGANSNSPPFAPAIGANAISTMRAAFLIGILAALGALTQGGSISETVGAGLIDGVAITSLAAVAGLLTATGFMAFGIYSGYPVPAAFATTGAMVGVGLSLGGDPVFDTYRRIATFWLLVPPVSGSLAYLTATVLRRDDIPETVGVPLLAGVVGGIVANVQLSIIPSPAGTDQGSLAGFAAMVTGTDIAAVAATLLVAAGSFYYIRLQTQASVDKGIKTFLVVLGSVVAFSSGGSQVGLATGPLENLYGTELGLPGIVLLALGSVGILGGAWMGAPRLLQATSREYAQLGVRRSIAALVPGFIIAQAAIALGIPISFNNIIISGVIGGGLAGGSAGVSRRKIGVTVGFWLITLATSVVIGFGVYQGLEALLGSQA, from the coding sequence GTGACCACCGCCGTCTTCTGGGCGCTAGTCGCCCTCGCGACGATTACCGGCCTCGTGACGGCCTGGACACTCGGTGCGAACAGCAACTCACCGCCGTTCGCCCCAGCGATCGGTGCAAACGCCATCTCGACGATGCGCGCCGCCTTCCTCATCGGCATCCTCGCCGCGCTGGGCGCGCTGACACAGGGCGGGAGCATCTCGGAAACGGTCGGGGCCGGTCTCATTGACGGCGTCGCAATCACCTCGCTTGCGGCAGTCGCCGGCCTGCTGACCGCGACTGGGTTCATGGCGTTCGGTATCTACTCGGGCTACCCCGTTCCGGCGGCGTTCGCGACGACGGGCGCGATGGTCGGCGTCGGCCTCTCGCTCGGCGGCGACCCCGTCTTCGATACCTACCGCCGCATCGCCACCTTCTGGCTGCTCGTCCCGCCTGTCTCGGGAAGCCTAGCTTATCTCACCGCGACGGTGTTGCGTCGAGACGACATCCCCGAAACGGTCGGCGTCCCGTTGCTCGCCGGCGTTGTCGGCGGTATCGTCGCCAACGTCCAGTTGAGCATCATCCCGTCGCCTGCCGGCACCGACCAGGGCTCGCTGGCCGGCTTCGCCGCGATGGTCACCGGGACGGATATCGCCGCCGTCGCCGCGACGCTACTCGTCGCCGCCGGGAGCTTCTACTACATCCGCCTGCAGACGCAGGCCTCCGTCGACAAGGGTATCAAGACCTTTCTCGTCGTTCTCGGCAGTGTCGTCGCCTTCTCCAGTGGCGGCAGTCAGGTCGGCCTCGCAACCGGGCCACTCGAAAACCTCTACGGTACCGAACTCGGCCTCCCCGGAATCGTGTTGCTGGCGCTCGGTTCCGTGGGCATCCTCGGCGGCGCGTGGATGGGTGCCCCCCGCCTGCTACAGGCGACCTCCCGCGAGTACGCACAACTCGGCGTCCGCCGGTCCATCGCGGCGCTGGTCCCCGGTTTCATCATCGCGCAGGCCGCCATCGCGCTTGGCATCCCCATCTCGTTCAACAACATCATCATCTCCGGAGTCATCGGCGGGGGCCTCGCTGGCGGCTCCGCCGGGGTCTCCCGCCGGAAGATAGGCGTGACTGTCGGGTTCTGGCTCATCACCCTCGCCACCAGCGTCGTGATCGGCTTCGGCGTGTATCAGGGGCTGGAAGCGCTCCTCGGCAGCCAAGCGTGA
- a CDS encoding universal stress protein, giving the protein MAPTHVLVPLDGSPLADEALTYALETFDCRLTVLNVVAPLDTGMSEGGMLEPDEDRQAAADERATNLVDRASQQASEAGQKVETAVETGDPAETILDYVEAVDVDQVVMGGHGGTRNEIARRLLGTVATAVVSEAPVTVTVVR; this is encoded by the coding sequence ATGGCACCGACGCACGTCCTCGTCCCGCTGGACGGGTCACCGCTGGCCGACGAGGCGCTGACGTACGCGCTGGAGACGTTTGACTGCCGGCTTACAGTTCTGAACGTCGTTGCGCCGCTCGATACGGGAATGAGCGAAGGGGGGATGCTCGAACCGGACGAAGACCGCCAAGCGGCGGCCGACGAGCGGGCCACGAATCTCGTCGACAGGGCGTCACAGCAGGCCAGCGAGGCCGGCCAAAAGGTCGAGACAGCCGTCGAGACCGGTGATCCGGCCGAGACGATTCTGGACTACGTCGAGGCGGTCGACGTGGATCAGGTGGTGATGGGCGGCCATGGCGGGACGCGAAACGAGATCGCCCGGCGGTTGCTGGGGACCGTTGCGACGGCGGTCGTCAGCGAAGCGCCGGTGACGGTGACGGTCGTCCGATAG
- a CDS encoding metallophosphoesterase family protein: MKLGILSDIHGNRIALAAVLADMPPVDGLVCAGDVVGYNPWHADCVDAMRGHTDALPADGPWPAEEVPTVMGNHDRAVAAETPFAFNGMAQAGVEHATEQLSDEQIAWLAALPDERLVCDERVKLVHGHPDDPDHYTYPEEFGPDLLGDEDVLVMGHTHHQHHDVYEDGVVLNPGSVGQPRDKDHRAAYAVLDLADLTVEEHRVAYDTSAVIDAVADADLPRQIGFRLTQGR; the protein is encoded by the coding sequence ATGAAACTCGGGATACTCTCTGATATTCATGGCAATCGGATAGCGCTCGCGGCAGTGCTTGCAGATATGCCGCCGGTTGACGGGCTAGTCTGTGCGGGCGATGTCGTCGGCTACAATCCCTGGCACGCCGACTGTGTCGACGCGATGCGGGGGCACACCGACGCGCTCCCTGCGGACGGTCCTTGGCCAGCCGAAGAAGTCCCGACAGTGATGGGCAACCACGACAGGGCAGTCGCCGCCGAGACGCCGTTCGCGTTCAACGGAATGGCTCAGGCCGGCGTCGAACACGCCACGGAACAGTTGTCCGACGAGCAGATAGCGTGGCTGGCGGCACTGCCCGACGAGCGACTGGTGTGTGACGAGCGGGTGAAGCTCGTCCACGGCCATCCGGACGACCCGGACCACTACACCTATCCCGAGGAGTTCGGGCCGGACCTGCTGGGTGACGAGGACGTACTCGTGATGGGACACACGCACCATCAGCACCACGATGTGTACGAGGACGGCGTCGTGCTGAACCCAGGCAGCGTGGGTCAGCCCCGCGACAAGGACCACCGGGCCGCCTACGCCGTACTCGACCTCGCGGACCTGACTGTCGAGGAACACCGCGTGGCCTACGACACGAGCGCGGTCATCGATGCGGTTGCCGACGCTGACCTGCCGCGGCAAATCGGTTTCCGGTTGACACAGGGCCGGTAG
- a CDS encoding ABC transporter permease produces MSDSDPSRNGDDRWAQYRQRLIRLGQTSVGERILIAVSALLLSIVVGTVIVTVAGLMATCRSPVLTFGSTTLCYDPFYVFNRLFLGALGDPFAGGWSPLNAQFAATLRETTILVFTGLSVALAFRAGIFNIGTQGQLIIGALAAALTVLWAGSLVSGTLALVLFIPLGLLAGAIGGGLYGAIPGALKAYADANEVITTIMLNFVAVRVTLYLVRNHFADPTSQATQTRTLPVEGQFPSILFDPRTDFSLLALLLALAFVGGVYYLLEHTAFGYDLRTAGIQPAAAEYGGVDSARTILTSLTLSGALGGIGGAVFVMMTLGKFQTGIPSYGFDGITVSILAGNNPIGAVFAALLFGVLKSGSNVVAFATNVPPQLVGVLRGLIILFVAMPEFFRIIGRRLATREPDSPAAATAGGGADD; encoded by the coding sequence ATGAGCGATAGCGACCCGTCGCGGAACGGCGACGACCGGTGGGCACAGTACCGACAGCGACTCATCAGACTGGGGCAGACCTCTGTCGGTGAGCGGATTCTCATCGCCGTCTCGGCGCTGTTGCTCTCTATCGTCGTCGGAACTGTCATCGTCACCGTCGCGGGACTGATGGCGACGTGTCGCTCGCCGGTACTTACCTTCGGTTCCACGACGCTGTGTTATGACCCGTTCTACGTGTTCAACCGGCTGTTCCTCGGCGCGCTAGGCGACCCCTTCGCTGGCGGCTGGTCGCCGCTGAACGCGCAGTTCGCGGCGACGCTCCGGGAGACGACGATTCTGGTGTTCACCGGGCTCTCGGTTGCCTTAGCGTTCCGTGCCGGCATCTTCAACATCGGGACGCAAGGCCAGCTTATCATCGGCGCGCTGGCGGCCGCACTGACAGTACTCTGGGCCGGCTCGCTAGTCTCCGGGACGCTCGCACTCGTCCTGTTTATTCCGCTCGGGCTGCTCGCTGGCGCAATCGGCGGCGGTCTCTACGGGGCGATACCCGGCGCGCTGAAAGCGTATGCCGACGCTAACGAGGTTATTACCACGATTATGCTCAACTTCGTCGCTGTCCGGGTCACCCTGTATCTCGTCCGGAACCACTTCGCCGACCCGACGAGCCAGGCGACACAGACCCGGACGCTGCCAGTCGAAGGGCAGTTCCCCTCGATCCTGTTCGATCCGCGGACGGACTTCTCGCTGCTCGCGCTCCTGCTTGCCCTCGCGTTCGTCGGCGGCGTCTACTACCTGCTCGAACACACCGCCTTCGGCTACGATCTGCGAACCGCCGGTATCCAGCCCGCAGCCGCGGAGTACGGCGGCGTCGACTCCGCCCGGACTATCCTGACGTCGCTGACGCTTTCCGGTGCGCTCGGCGGTATCGGCGGGGCCGTGTTCGTGATGATGACCCTCGGGAAGTTCCAGACTGGTATCCCGAGCTATGGCTTCGACGGGATCACCGTCTCCATCCTCGCCGGCAACAATCCGATTGGAGCCGTCTTCGCTGCGCTTCTGTTCGGCGTCCTCAAGTCCGGTTCGAACGTGGTGGCGTTCGCGACCAACGTGCCACCACAGCTGGTCGGCGTTCTCCGGGGGCTTATTATCCTGTTCGTCGCGATGCCGGAGTTCTTCCGTATCATCGGCCGGCGGCTCGCAACGCGCGAGCCAGACAGTCCGGCCGCCGCGACCGCGGGAGGTGGTGCTGATGACTAA
- a CDS encoding ABC transporter ATP-binding protein, with protein sequence MEQAVHLDGITKRFPGVVANDDVDLAVEKGTVHALLGENGAGKTTLMNVLYGLYQPTEGTVNVHGEPQQFDSPRDAIDEGVGMIHQHFMLVDPMTVTENITLGNEPRKWLGLTVDSEQSRKQVRELSERYGFDVDPTARIEDVGVGVQQRVEILKALYRGADVLILDEPTAVLTPQEVEDLFRVLEELTDQGKTIIFITHKLGEAMEAADEITVLREGKNVGTVPADDITREELAEMMVGREVLLDLDRDPAEPGRSILEVSDLVVEDDRGVRAVDGISLEVRAGEVLGIAGVDGNGQSELVEAITGLQMPDEGTITYDDVDRTTDSRRERIEAGLAYIPEDRQERGLVMDFDLVENGLLGSQHAADYSSNGRIDWDFTRDHAEEIIEEYDVRPPDANAHAKSLSGGNQQKFVVGREFARDPRLVVASHPTRGVDVGSMEFIHDQINALREAGRAVLLISSNLDEVQSLSDRLAVVYEGEIVDIVDPERVTEEQLGLLMAGQQPDAAPTIAADGEGHQ encoded by the coding sequence ATGGAACAGGCCGTCCACCTCGATGGTATTACAAAGCGGTTTCCGGGGGTAGTCGCGAATGACGATGTCGATCTGGCGGTCGAGAAGGGGACGGTTCACGCACTGCTCGGCGAGAACGGTGCGGGAAAAACCACCCTGATGAACGTCCTCTACGGGCTCTACCAGCCCACCGAGGGGACGGTCAACGTACACGGCGAGCCACAGCAGTTCGACTCGCCGCGCGACGCCATCGACGAGGGTGTCGGTATGATCCACCAGCACTTCATGCTGGTCGATCCGATGACCGTCACCGAAAACATCACGCTCGGGAACGAGCCTCGCAAGTGGCTCGGTCTCACGGTCGACAGCGAGCAATCCCGAAAACAGGTCCGTGAACTGTCCGAGCGGTACGGGTTTGACGTGGACCCTACCGCCCGAATCGAGGATGTCGGTGTCGGCGTCCAGCAGCGCGTCGAGATACTCAAAGCGCTCTATCGCGGCGCGGATGTCTTGATTCTGGACGAGCCGACGGCAGTACTCACGCCACAGGAAGTCGAAGACCTCTTTCGCGTGCTCGAAGAGCTGACCGACCAGGGCAAGACGATTATCTTCATCACGCACAAGCTCGGCGAGGCGATGGAGGCTGCCGACGAAATCACTGTGTTGCGTGAGGGGAAAAACGTCGGGACGGTGCCGGCCGACGACATCACCCGCGAAGAACTGGCCGAGATGATGGTCGGTCGGGAGGTGCTGCTGGACCTCGACCGGGACCCCGCCGAGCCGGGCCGCTCTATCCTCGAGGTTTCGGACCTCGTCGTGGAGGACGACCGGGGTGTCCGCGCGGTCGACGGGATTTCGCTTGAGGTCCGAGCCGGCGAGGTGCTCGGTATCGCCGGCGTTGACGGGAACGGCCAGTCGGAACTGGTCGAGGCAATTACCGGGCTCCAGATGCCTGACGAGGGAACGATCACATATGACGACGTCGACCGGACAACCGACAGCCGCCGGGAGCGCATCGAGGCCGGACTGGCCTACATCCCGGAAGACCGACAGGAGCGGGGGCTGGTGATGGACTTCGACCTCGTCGAGAACGGCCTGCTGGGGAGCCAGCACGCCGCTGACTACTCCTCGAATGGTCGCATTGACTGGGACTTCACGCGCGACCACGCGGAGGAGATAATCGAAGAGTACGACGTTCGGCCGCCGGATGCCAACGCTCACGCGAAATCCCTCTCCGGCGGGAACCAGCAGAAGTTCGTCGTCGGCCGGGAGTTCGCCCGGGATCCGCGTCTTGTCGTTGCCTCCCACCCCACGCGCGGCGTGGACGTGGGGTCGATGGAGTTCATCCACGACCAGATCAACGCGCTCCGCGAAGCGGGCCGGGCCGTGTTGCTGATCTCCTCGAACCTCGATGAGGTCCAGTCGCTTTCGGACCGCCTCGCCGTCGTCTACGAGGGCGAGATCGTCGACATCGTCGATCCCGAGCGCGTGACCGAGGAACAGCTCGGACTGCTGATGGCCGGACAGCAACCTGACGCCGCCCCGACCATTGCGGCGGACGGGGAGGGACACCAATGA
- the leuS gene encoding leucine--tRNA ligase, whose product MSRRYDHARVQEYWQQAWEREGVFECPTDADDPTYVLGMFPYTSGSLHMGHIRNYAITDAYARYRRMAGDDVLHPMGWDAFGLPAENAAYERNTDPESWTRTCIDQMKADLREMGFGYDWSRETTTCDPEYYQWNQWLFTQFYDEGLVDYGAATVNWCPDCETVLADAQVDTPPEADDGETTAGTGHSHTHGGVCWRCGTGVEQRDLDQWFFAITDYAEELYHGLDDLEGWPDGVRDSQRNWIGRQEGARVSFPVAHDDHDTVEAFTTRLDTVYGATYLALSPGHDLARALAESDEAVAEYVESVANTDDAGMSGVETDLTATHPYTGEELPVYVAAYVLDDVGTGAVMGVPAHNEQDHAFADEHDLPVEQAVEPVDGSGTDLPHAPYTGDGMLTDSGEYDGLASSAARERLCQHDAAEAAVTYRLRDWLISRQRYWGTPIPIVHCDDCGHVPVPEDDLPVELPDYVQTTGNPLDAAEEWKQTTCPDCGADAVRETDTMDTFVDSSWYFLRYLSPHFKSAPFDQHTADEWLPVDVYVGGEEHAVLHLLYIRFFTRALSDIGLLDREEPVDRLINQGTVLHGGEKMSKSKGNDIAPHEYGAETTRLFVLSAAHPSQDFEWTVKDVSTAYDFQQTLYRLVTEYTDRTETRTESADHDAYLEREIDRTIAAVTEEYDRFRFHRVIGEIQRFARLLGRYAGYDRPYQFAYGRGLRVLAGLVAPIAPFLAEEMWQLLDEDGLVAESRWPEPLRDVDDYRIERQVVRRTLDDVREITAVVDIDEPNEIELVVAADWKYRAYEIARESDPDDAIVGEIMADDEIKQHGDAAADFADRLADRGAGLEPIIDGERELDTLQQAAWLFEDEFGCDVVVRRAAPDHDLAAKARPNKPAIHIS is encoded by the coding sequence ATGTCGCGCCGATATGACCACGCTCGGGTGCAGGAGTACTGGCAGCAGGCCTGGGAGCGCGAGGGCGTTTTCGAGTGTCCCACTGACGCTGACGACCCGACGTACGTACTGGGGATGTTCCCGTACACGTCCGGCTCGTTGCATATGGGACACATCCGGAACTACGCCATCACCGACGCGTACGCCCGGTACCGGCGGATGGCCGGCGACGACGTACTTCACCCGATGGGGTGGGACGCTTTCGGCCTGCCGGCGGAGAACGCGGCATACGAACGGAACACGGACCCCGAGTCCTGGACCCGAACGTGTATCGACCAGATGAAAGCCGATCTCCGGGAGATGGGCTTTGGCTACGACTGGTCCCGGGAAACCACAACGTGTGACCCTGAATACTATCAGTGGAATCAGTGGCTGTTCACCCAGTTCTACGACGAGGGCCTGGTCGACTACGGCGCGGCGACCGTGAACTGGTGTCCGGACTGCGAGACGGTGCTTGCCGACGCGCAGGTCGACACGCCGCCGGAAGCCGACGACGGCGAGACGACCGCCGGCACCGGCCATAGCCACACCCACGGTGGCGTCTGCTGGCGTTGCGGGACCGGCGTGGAGCAGCGTGACCTCGACCAGTGGTTTTTCGCCATCACCGACTACGCCGAGGAGCTGTATCACGGGCTGGACGATCTCGAGGGGTGGCCCGACGGCGTCCGGGACAGCCAGCGGAACTGGATCGGCCGACAAGAAGGGGCCCGCGTCTCGTTTCCCGTTGCCCACGACGACCACGACACCGTCGAGGCGTTCACGACGCGGCTCGATACGGTCTACGGCGCGACGTACCTGGCGCTGTCGCCGGGCCACGACCTCGCGCGGGCGCTCGCCGAGTCGGACGAGGCCGTCGCCGAGTACGTAGAATCAGTGGCGAATACGGACGACGCCGGGATGAGCGGCGTCGAGACGGACCTCACCGCGACCCACCCCTACACCGGCGAAGAACTGCCGGTGTACGTCGCGGCGTACGTGCTGGACGACGTGGGCACGGGCGCGGTTATGGGCGTCCCCGCTCACAACGAACAGGACCACGCCTTCGCTGACGAACACGATCTGCCCGTCGAGCAGGCTGTCGAACCCGTCGACGGCAGCGGGACGGACCTCCCGCACGCGCCCTACACCGGCGACGGGATGCTCACGGACAGCGGCGAGTACGACGGCCTCGCCAGTTCCGCCGCCCGCGAACGCCTATGTCAGCACGACGCCGCCGAGGCGGCGGTGACCTACCGCCTGCGGGACTGGCTCATCTCGCGGCAGCGCTACTGGGGGACGCCGATTCCAATCGTCCACTGCGACGACTGCGGCCACGTCCCGGTCCCCGAGGACGACCTCCCGGTGGAACTACCCGACTACGTCCAGACGACGGGTAATCCCCTTGATGCGGCTGAGGAGTGGAAACAGACCACCTGTCCCGATTGCGGGGCCGACGCCGTCCGCGAGACGGACACGATGGACACCTTCGTCGACTCCTCGTGGTACTTCCTCCGGTATCTGTCGCCACACTTCAAATCGGCTCCGTTCGACCAGCACACCGCCGACGAGTGGCTCCCGGTCGACGTGTACGTCGGCGGCGAGGAACACGCGGTGTTGCATCTCCTCTATATCCGCTTCTTTACTCGTGCCCTGTCGGATATCGGCCTGCTGGACCGCGAGGAGCCGGTCGACCGGCTCATCAATCAGGGGACGGTACTCCACGGCGGCGAGAAGATGTCCAAGTCGAAGGGCAACGACATCGCGCCTCACGAGTACGGGGCCGAGACGACGCGGCTGTTCGTCCTCTCGGCGGCCCACCCGTCCCAGGACTTCGAGTGGACTGTCAAGGACGTCTCGACGGCCTACGACTTCCAGCAGACGCTGTACCGTCTTGTCACGGAGTACACTGACCGAACGGAGACGCGCACCGAGAGCGCCGACCACGACGCGTACCTGGAACGGGAAATCGACCGAACCATCGCGGCTGTCACCGAGGAGTACGACCGCTTTCGCTTCCATCGGGTCATCGGCGAGATACAGCGCTTCGCTCGCCTGCTCGGCCGCTATGCGGGCTACGACCGGCCCTACCAGTTCGCCTACGGCCGGGGTCTGCGGGTGCTCGCCGGCCTCGTCGCGCCGATTGCGCCGTTCCTCGCCGAGGAGATGTGGCAACTGCTCGACGAGGACGGCCTCGTCGCCGAGAGCCGGTGGCCGGAACCGTTGCGGGACGTGGACGACTACCGCATCGAGCGGCAGGTCGTCCGGCGGACGCTTGACGACGTGCGCGAGATCACGGCGGTCGTCGACATCGATGAACCGAACGAGATCGAACTCGTCGTCGCCGCCGACTGGAAGTACCGTGCCTACGAGATCGCCCGCGAGTCAGACCCCGACGACGCTATCGTCGGTGAAATCATGGCTGACGACGAAATCAAACAGCACGGGGACGCGGCCGCCGACTTCGCCGACCGACTGGCCGACCGCGGGGCGGGCCTCGAACCGATTATCGACGGCGAGCGGGAACTCGACACACTCCAGCAGGCCGCGTGGCTGTTCGAAGACGAGTTCGGCTGTGACGTCGTGGTCCGTCGGGCCGCGCCCGACCACGACCTCGCGGCCAAAGCGCGACCGAACAAGCCCGCGATTCACATCTCCTGA
- a CDS encoding BMP family lipoprotein, translated as MCDTEVFNAYRHRWWDMSQRRRTFISSVGTATAIGLAGCLGGDGGDGGGDGGDGGDGGDGGDGGDGGDSGPAARIGMVYATGGLGDGSFNDQAQTGAIRAADELNIEYDESQPEAVQDFGSLQQQYAQSSNPDYDLVCCIGFLQADALTENAEQYPEQNFMIVDSVVESDNVGSYVFGEHQGSFLIGLMAAKLTSQDFSAGAGSTQSDSASVGFVGGVEGDLIGRFEAGYKAGVKHAEEDVDIQTAYVGDFNDPSGGQEAALSMYNSGADIVYHAAGNTGTGVFRAAQEAGRFAVGVDRDQSVTKENFSDVILASMVKRVDNAVYTSVESVVNDNFEGGSVNTLGLEQNGVEAVYGQQLGSEIPQSVKDEVSEVRQSIIDGDISVPTDPENA; from the coding sequence ATGTGCGACACCGAAGTCTTTAACGCCTATCGACACCGCTGGTGGGACATGTCACAGCGAAGGCGCACGTTCATCAGTAGTGTTGGTACCGCAACTGCAATCGGGCTAGCCGGATGTCTTGGCGGCGATGGCGGGGACGGCGGCGGCGACGGCGGAGACGGTGGGGATGGTGGCGACGGCGGCGACGGCGGAGACGGCGGCGACAGTGGTCCGGCCGCTCGTATCGGAATGGTGTACGCGACGGGCGGGCTCGGCGACGGGTCGTTCAACGACCAGGCCCAGACCGGCGCTATTCGAGCAGCGGACGAGCTAAACATCGAATACGACGAGTCTCAGCCGGAAGCGGTACAGGACTTCGGCAGCCTCCAGCAGCAGTACGCACAGTCCTCGAACCCGGACTACGACCTCGTCTGCTGTATCGGCTTCCTGCAGGCAGACGCCCTCACGGAGAACGCCGAACAGTACCCAGAGCAGAACTTCATGATCGTCGACTCCGTCGTCGAATCGGACAACGTCGGCTCGTACGTATTCGGTGAGCATCAGGGGTCGTTCCTCATTGGGCTGATGGCTGCGAAGCTGACCAGCCAGGACTTCTCGGCTGGCGCCGGCTCCACGCAGAGTGACTCCGCGAGCGTCGGCTTCGTCGGCGGCGTCGAGGGTGACCTCATCGGCCGCTTCGAAGCCGGCTACAAAGCCGGCGTCAAGCACGCAGAGGAGGATGTCGACATCCAAACAGCCTACGTTGGCGACTTCAACGACCCATCGGGCGGCCAGGAGGCGGCCCTCTCGATGTACAACTCCGGTGCGGATATCGTCTACCATGCGGCCGGTAACACCGGGACTGGCGTGTTCCGTGCGGCCCAGGAGGCCGGGCGCTTCGCAGTCGGCGTCGACCGCGACCAGTCGGTCACGAAAGAGAACTTCAGCGACGTTATCCTCGCGAGCATGGTCAAGCGCGTCGACAACGCGGTGTACACGTCGGTCGAATCGGTCGTCAATGATAACTTCGAGGGCGGCAGTGTGAACACGCTCGGCCTCGAACAGAACGGTGTCGAAGCGGTGTACGGTCAGCAGCTCGGCTCGGAAATCCCACAGAGCGTCAAAGACGAGGTGTCCGAGGTCCGCCAGAGCATCATCGACGGAGACATCAGCGTGCCGACCGACCCAGAAAACGCCTGA
- a CDS encoding ABC transporter permease, with protein sequence MDRLSSASGRLFIAAAAFLTLAVLAGFGLVAPASTPGQIFWVLASKSTLSSTLRLSVPIVLAALGGIFAEKSGIINIGLEGLLIISAFAAIFGADATGSLWLGFLIGIVASTLLAGVFAVVCIEFRADQIIAGLAVWLIALGLAPFASQVFYGGPNTSNVGTFDTITVPGLADIPFFGALFDASPAVYIMFLAVAASWYVLNRTSFGRWVRAAGENPKALDTAGVDVSRVRYAAVLLSGVLSGMGGAALAINIGQFTGNGPTMVNGKGFIAIVAYLFGNYNPVGALLSTTLFAGLDAVQLRLQTADVIAVPDSLVQTIPFVAVIVVLALVGKTRLPEAAGEHYESGEE encoded by the coding sequence ATGGACCGACTTTCGTCAGCGTCAGGCCGACTGTTCATCGCCGCTGCGGCGTTCCTCACGCTGGCTGTCCTCGCCGGGTTCGGCCTCGTGGCACCGGCCTCGACCCCCGGGCAGATATTCTGGGTGCTGGCCTCGAAATCGACGCTGTCATCGACGCTACGGCTCTCGGTCCCGATCGTGCTGGCCGCGCTCGGTGGCATCTTTGCCGAAAAAAGCGGCATCATCAACATCGGGCTGGAAGGGCTGCTCATTATCTCGGCGTTTGCAGCTATCTTCGGGGCCGACGCCACTGGGTCGCTGTGGCTCGGGTTCCTCATCGGTATTGTCGCGTCCACGCTGCTCGCTGGCGTCTTCGCCGTCGTCTGTATCGAGTTCCGCGCGGATCAGATCATCGCCGGCCTGGCCGTCTGGCTCATCGCGCTCGGCCTCGCGCCGTTCGCCTCGCAGGTGTTCTACGGCGGGCCAAACACGAGCAACGTCGGGACCTTCGATACGATAACGGTCCCGGGGCTGGCTGACATCCCGTTCTTCGGCGCGCTGTTCGATGCCTCGCCCGCAGTGTATATCATGTTCCTTGCGGTGGCGGCGTCGTGGTACGTGCTAAACCGCACCAGCTTTGGCCGCTGGGTCCGGGCCGCCGGCGAGAACCCGAAGGCACTGGACACTGCCGGCGTTGACGTGTCCCGCGTCCGCTACGCCGCCGTCCTGCTGTCCGGCGTCCTCTCTGGGATGGGTGGGGCCGCGCTGGCCATCAATATCGGCCAGTTCACCGGCAACGGGCCGACGATGGTCAACGGCAAGGGGTTCATCGCCATCGTCGCGTATCTGTTCGGCAACTACAACCCGGTCGGTGCGCTGCTGTCGACCACGCTGTTTGCCGGTCTCGACGCCGTCCAGTTGCGCCTCCAGACGGCTGATGTCATCGCCGTCCCCGACTCACTGGTCCAGACGATTCCGTTCGTCGCCGTCATCGTCGTGCTCGCTCTGGTGGGCAAGACTCGCCTGCCCGAAGCCGCCGGTGAGCATTACGAGTCCGGCGAGGAATGA